In the Pseudanabaena sp. PCC 7367 genome, one interval contains:
- a CDS encoding DUF4349 domain-containing protein, producing the protein MSKHTSAQNSIGDRPLKKTSLKIPLIPLISTLAGIALSSCASSPSAFNQTGMEAPSMDVATEEMVVAQADPSAPVDTVPSSATTVPKPQLIKTAEVALVSDSVDDAIAAINQIVDIQQGDIAILNDIRESAIGT; encoded by the coding sequence ATGTCTAAGCATACCTCTGCTCAAAATTCGATCGGCGATCGCCCCTTAAAAAAAACATCGCTTAAAATTCCCCTAATACCGCTCATCTCTACATTAGCGGGTATTGCTCTATCTAGTTGTGCTTCCAGCCCATCGGCATTTAATCAAACTGGTATGGAAGCACCCAGCATGGATGTGGCAACTGAGGAAATGGTTGTGGCTCAGGCTGATCCATCTGCGCCAGTCGATACAGTGCCTAGCAGCGCTACTACTGTACCAAAGCCCCAATTAATTAAGACTGCTGAAGTTGCTTTGGTCAGCGATTCTGTGGATGATGCGATCGCGGCGATCAATCAAATTGTAGACATTCAACAGGGTGATATAGCAATCTTAAATGATATTAGAGAAAGCGCTATAGGTACTTAA
- a CDS encoding VWA domain-containing protein: protein MTNESDRQFEDQADKQKTLRRWRHILGRFSQQQLTCPMSAQDARIETALDYLYNREYGGRGVRSYPDAGQSQGKGSDTSKQPGSLDPSQLNVPTWINEIRDLFPKETVEVVEKHALNRYGMDELVTDPEVLAKLEPNMDLLKTVLTFKNMMDGKVLQVVRRIIREVVEEIKRKLENEIKQALAGKLNRTQHSPLKVAQNLDWRGTMRANLKHYDPDRQQLMVQQVKFFSRIERRVSWRIILCIDQSGSMADSVIHSAVMAGILAGLPLLSVNIVIFDTSVVDLSEHASDPVEVLMSVQLGGGTDIGQAMSYCERLIESPQRTVLVLISDFAEGASPFKLINTCRRMKEAGVVLLGLASLEDQGADPYYDLQMAERLADAGMEIAALTPKRLAQWLAKVIS, encoded by the coding sequence ATGACCAATGAATCCGATCGCCAATTTGAGGATCAAGCAGACAAACAAAAAACACTGAGGCGCTGGCGGCATATTTTGGGGCGGTTTTCGCAACAACAATTGACCTGCCCGATGTCTGCCCAGGATGCCAGAATCGAAACAGCGTTGGATTATCTCTATAACCGCGAATACGGTGGGCGGGGGGTGCGATCGTATCCTGACGCAGGTCAGTCGCAGGGAAAAGGAAGTGACACTAGCAAGCAACCTGGCTCGCTCGATCCCAGCCAATTAAATGTGCCCACCTGGATCAACGAGATCCGCGATCTCTTTCCCAAAGAAACAGTGGAAGTGGTCGAAAAACATGCCCTGAACCGCTATGGGATGGATGAACTGGTCACCGATCCAGAGGTCTTGGCTAAGCTGGAACCAAATATGGATCTGCTCAAGACAGTGCTGACCTTCAAAAATATGATGGATGGTAAGGTCTTGCAGGTGGTGCGGCGAATCATTCGGGAAGTAGTTGAGGAAATCAAACGCAAACTAGAAAACGAGATCAAGCAAGCCTTAGCCGGAAAACTCAATCGCACCCAGCATAGCCCTCTCAAAGTGGCTCAAAACCTGGACTGGCGCGGCACGATGCGGGCAAACCTGAAACATTACGATCCCGATCGCCAACAGCTAATGGTGCAGCAGGTCAAGTTCTTTTCCCGCATTGAACGACGAGTATCCTGGCGCATCATTCTCTGCATCGATCAAAGTGGTAGTATGGCGGACTCGGTAATTCACAGTGCCGTGATGGCTGGAATCCTGGCTGGGTTACCCTTGCTCAGTGTAAATATTGTGATCTTCGACACTTCCGTGGTGGATCTAAGCGAACATGCCAGCGATCCAGTGGAAGTATTGATGAGCGTACAGTTAGGCGGTGGTACGGATATTGGTCAGGCGATGAGTTATTGCGAACGGCTGATCGAATCCCCCCAACGCACTGTATTAGTGTTAATTAGTGATTTTGCGGAAGGGGCTTCACCGTTTAAATTAATTAATACCTGTCGTCGGATGAAGGAAGCAGGAGTGGTTTTATTAGGTTTGGCTTCATTAGAGGATCAAGGCGCAGATCCCTATTATGATCTGCAAATGGCGGAAAGACTAGCAGATGCAGGCATGGAAATTGCCGCTCTCACTCCCAAAAGGTTGGCACAATGGCTAGCGAAAGTAATCTCATAA
- a CDS encoding SWIM zinc finger family protein, whose amino-acid sequence MASESNLINQIKQALAQYDDDSLAAIANRGMVRRARKDLQNGVVQGIIGERVESDSSDRGWVKLAVAEYEVEISALGAAKATCTCPAVEVCRHILAASIWLAEGAIANTAEQDSDRDASDTNSDDLADPAIGYPVGIQQDGKDGRPEQQSDRITATPAIDSGHVQEPEAKHSPSQEILAHEPAQLKKWVGKKDYEAAIALLASNPTVGITEGSPIVIKLPDFKLECRYFLGTGLEGMVCSRKSTHSNRYLVLAILAYQRQHGIDHHAIAAPDSTKGHDSAQAELLQQMLLLFTEAVGMGVCNLSNAVQQRFISQSVAATAANLPRLAKALRGIADEINLLATRSAQADEGRLFWELAQTNAIASATLELLAKNEVPPISLVGQHRSKYEEIGNLDLTGMGAYHWESKTGYAGVTVLFWEDQSKQWFCWSEVRPTFRGMGFSPWWRYKQSDVWEQSPETLSQNQLKLFSAKRNYQNRLSASSTSKVLLLGKAEPVKLDFGDRYFKRWINLRNYAATTVRTGLGEYDLLQGMVVVSPTEWGERNYDQVNQVFYWWLADEDGDLLPLRVMYRPTDEGRIRFLEALNPSQYYVWGIVAQITIAADGLALYPISLLCQPPPTISEIEPDQLAAAESKEQDTTPKTKQQKKPEPEARTVINLSFADRKYTKFSSSDDSSDRTNTTNTEQDAANESDAEGSEEIDIGLAPLDLRVSGLIDNLQRLAEHGGLIGDSMQREFKLAAQEFDRVGLSLFTHLLNQMNNPQISDRELCHLALKLRYLCQLWQENRLKLNLLA is encoded by the coding sequence ATGGCTAGCGAAAGTAATCTCATAAACCAAATCAAACAAGCATTAGCTCAATATGATGATGATTCCCTGGCCGCGATCGCCAATCGGGGGATGGTGCGCCGTGCCCGTAAGGATCTTCAAAATGGCGTTGTGCAAGGGATTATTGGTGAAAGGGTTGAGTCTGATTCTAGCGATCGTGGCTGGGTCAAGCTGGCGGTAGCTGAATATGAAGTGGAGATCTCCGCATTGGGGGCGGCAAAAGCTACCTGTACCTGTCCGGCGGTGGAGGTGTGCCGACATATTCTGGCGGCGAGTATCTGGTTAGCGGAAGGGGCGATCGCAAATACGGCTGAGCAAGACTCAGATCGGGATGCAAGTGATACTAATTCTGATGATCTAGCAGATCCAGCAATCGGTTATCCAGTAGGCATTCAACAAGATGGCAAAGATGGCAGACCAGAACAACAAAGCGATCGGATCACCGCAACTCCTGCGATCGATTCTGGTCATGTTCAAGAACCGGAAGCAAAGCATTCACCGAGCCAGGAAATACTTGCCCATGAGCCAGCCCAACTAAAAAAATGGGTGGGTAAAAAAGATTACGAAGCAGCGATCGCCCTGTTGGCTAGCAACCCCACTGTAGGAATTACGGAGGGTAGTCCGATCGTAATTAAACTGCCTGATTTCAAGCTGGAGTGCCGCTATTTCCTGGGCACTGGTTTAGAGGGTATGGTCTGCTCGCGCAAGTCTACCCACAGTAATAGATATTTAGTTCTGGCAATCCTGGCCTATCAGCGGCAGCATGGCATTGATCATCATGCGATCGCCGCGCCAGATTCAACTAAAGGGCATGATTCGGCGCAAGCAGAACTTTTACAACAAATGCTCCTGCTCTTTACTGAAGCAGTAGGGATGGGGGTTTGTAATCTTTCTAATGCGGTGCAACAAAGATTCATCAGCCAATCCGTAGCGGCAACAGCAGCAAATTTACCCCGCTTAGCCAAAGCATTACGCGGCATTGCCGATGAGATTAACTTGCTGGCAACCCGATCGGCACAGGCAGATGAGGGGCGGCTATTCTGGGAGCTTGCCCAAACCAATGCGATCGCCAGCGCTACCCTGGAACTGCTGGCCAAAAACGAAGTGCCGCCAATCAGCCTGGTGGGGCAACATCGGAGTAAATATGAAGAGATCGGCAATCTGGATTTAACCGGGATGGGAGCCTACCATTGGGAGTCAAAAACTGGCTATGCGGGAGTGACGGTGCTGTTCTGGGAAGATCAGAGCAAGCAGTGGTTCTGTTGGTCAGAGGTGAGGCCAACCTTTCGCGGCATGGGGTTTAGTCCCTGGTGGCGTTATAAACAATCGGACGTGTGGGAGCAAAGCCCTGAGACTCTATCCCAAAACCAGCTTAAATTGTTCTCAGCCAAGCGCAATTACCAAAACCGCCTATCAGCCTCATCTACAAGTAAAGTGCTTCTGTTAGGCAAAGCAGAGCCAGTAAAACTGGATTTTGGCGATCGCTATTTTAAACGCTGGATCAATCTGCGTAATTACGCTGCCACGACGGTTCGTACTGGCCTGGGTGAATATGATTTGCTCCAGGGCATGGTCGTAGTTAGCCCAACGGAATGGGGAGAGCGTAATTATGATCAAGTGAATCAGGTATTTTACTGGTGGCTAGCCGATGAGGATGGCGATCTCCTGCCATTGCGGGTAATGTATCGCCCTACCGATGAAGGCAGGATTAGATTCTTAGAAGCTTTAAATCCCAGTCAATATTACGTGTGGGGGATAGTGGCGCAAATTACGATCGCTGCTGATGGGCTTGCCCTCTATCCCATTTCTTTACTCTGTCAGCCACCACCTACAATCTCAGAGATTGAACCAGATCAGCTTGCTGCTGCTGAATCCAAAGAACAAGATACTACCCCAAAAACTAAACAGCAAAAAAAGCCAGAACCAGAGGCGCGAACAGTGATTAACCTGAGTTTTGCCGATCGCAAATACACTAAATTCAGCAGTAGTGATGACAGTAGCGATCGGACTAATACAACCAATACTGAGCAAGATGCCGCTAATGAGTCAGATGCAGAAGGCAGCGAAGAGATAGATATTGGCTTAGCCCCTCTAGACCTACGCGTATCAGGTTTAATTGATAACTTGCAGCGCCTCGCCGAGCATGGTGGCCTGATTGGCGATTCAATGCAGCGTGAATTTAAGCTAGCTGCACAGGAATTCGATCGGGTGGGGCTAAGTTTATTTACGCACCTATTGAACCAGATGAATAATCCCCAAATTAGCGATCGAGAGCTTTGCCATCTTGCGCTCAAGCTTCGGTATCTCTGTCAGCTTTGGCAGGAGAATCGCCTTAAGTTGAATTTGCTGGCCTGA